DNA sequence from the Chitinivorax tropicus genome:
ATTCATCGGCCATCTGTGGCAGGTCAACCATGACGCCCGCCTATCTTGATGGCATAATAAATCGTCAATATTTGACGGCAAACGCATGTCTAACTTCGCCTTGCTGTTCCGTCAGGCGCTGGGTCGATTCACAGCGACCAACCGTCTGTTCCAGCCCGTCCCCGCCAACCACCCGAATGCGCTGATCGTTGAAACGGTGCAGGGCTTCGCATCGCTGCTGAACCCAATCCTCGCAGAGACCGCACATGGGTAAGCTCTGTCACCGCTGTCAACGTAAAGGCTACGCGCTGTTTCCAGTGCTGTATGCCGTGGCCCCCAAAGCGCTCCAGGCCCAGCTGCCCAAGCTGGCTGAACCGTTTGGAGCAGGCATCACCCAGCAGGTGCTGAAACAGCACGACTACTACCTGCGTGGGCTGGAGGCCGGTTATGTGTACCTGCTCTACCCCAACAAACAATGGAAAGGCTATCTGGTCGATCCGGAAGGGGCGATGCTGTACTACCCCAACCTGACACTGGAAGACATGCCTGCCGCGCCGCCGGACAAGCCCCTGCGCCAGACCTGCAGCAATCAGGCGCACAACAGCCTGCCGGGTCGGGCCCTCTGCATAGAAGACACCCGGGGGCCGGTGTGGATCGCCTTCAGCCGCCACCGCTGGACCAAGGCAGTGCGCGATGGGCACGCCAAGCACCCCGCCATGCGGATGCAGGCGATCACAGCACTCGACGACAGCCCCTTCGCCCACGCCCTGCCAGCCAGCCCGGCCAATTTGAAACAATGGGTGGCGAATTTTGATGAGATGCGCGTCCGGCAACTCAATCGCAGCCCGCTGACAGCGGGGGTGCTCAACGACAATGGCCATCTGACACGGTTGCCCGACCAGATGAAGCAGATGTCCGCCACGGGCAAGCAGGGCCTGATCATGGCGCTGTTCGACCCGGTGGGCATCACAGCCACCCTCAACGCCTCGCGCAATGGTCTGGCTGAACAGATACTGCTCCTGGATGACAAGCTGACCCAGCCGGAACGAGAGGACCTGATGGTGGCCAGCCTGATCATGGAAATGAAACAACATATCGAAGCCCAAGCCAGCAAGGGGGAAACCGATCCAGA
Encoded proteins:
- a CDS encoding T6SS effector BTH_I2691 family protein — encoded protein: MGKLCHRCQRKGYALFPVLYAVAPKALQAQLPKLAEPFGAGITQQVLKQHDYYLRGLEAGYVYLLYPNKQWKGYLVDPEGAMLYYPNLTLEDMPAAPPDKPLRQTCSNQAHNSLPGRALCIEDTRGPVWIAFSRHRWTKAVRDGHAKHPAMRMQAITALDDSPFAHALPASPANLKQWVANFDEMRVRQLNRSPLTAGVLNDNGHLTRLPDQMKQMSATGKQGLIMALFDPVGITATLNASRNGLAEQILLLDDKLTQPEREDLMVASLIMEMKQHIEAQASKGETDPEDRAEAQAKGWQRYEKHLDHRKYDPVLKKLQTKQQLAKQLETYSTDYVGWMKSTQLGHVLNQDIDPADPGNGLALEHYFVICASGSGHTKEEHEQLW